One window of Mucilaginibacter inviolabilis genomic DNA carries:
- a CDS encoding DUF58 domain-containing protein produces MSRLNDDQQIRQLANLELLARQVVEGFITGLHQSPFHGFSVEFAEHRLYNNGESVKNIDWKLLARTEKLFVKQFEEETNLRCYLLLDTSSSMNFPEKGLSKLQFSVYAVASLMYLFKKQRDAFGLCLFSDKIDWLSTAKSTSTHLFHLYAELEKMYNTPRVNTVTHITDVLHHIAQEIHQRSMVIIFSDMLENNLDAEKLQSLFAAIQHLKFNKHEVVVFNVHDKQKELDFNFDNRPHHFIDMETGAEIKVHPGKIRDAYRKSLEAYRHELELKCAQYHIDLIDADIQEGYQNILKTYLVKRNKMI; encoded by the coding sequence ATGTCCCGGTTAAATGATGATCAGCAAATAAGGCAACTGGCCAATCTGGAACTATTGGCCCGCCAGGTGGTAGAAGGGTTTATAACCGGCCTGCATCAAAGCCCATTTCACGGATTTTCTGTAGAGTTTGCAGAACATCGCTTGTACAATAATGGTGAATCAGTAAAAAATATCGACTGGAAATTACTGGCCCGAACCGAAAAACTGTTTGTAAAGCAGTTTGAAGAGGAAACCAACCTGCGCTGTTATTTACTGCTGGATACTTCATCATCTATGAATTTCCCCGAAAAGGGGTTGAGTAAACTGCAGTTTTCCGTTTATGCTGTGGCCTCATTAATGTATTTATTTAAAAAGCAACGTGATGCTTTTGGCTTATGCCTTTTTTCGGATAAAATTGATTGGCTGAGCACCGCCAAATCAACCAGCACACATTTATTTCACCTGTATGCCGAGCTGGAAAAAATGTATAACACTCCCCGGGTAAATACAGTTACCCATATAACCGATGTACTACATCATATTGCCCAGGAGATACATCAGCGTTCGATGGTGATCATTTTTAGTGATATGTTGGAGAATAACCTTGATGCCGAAAAATTACAATCGCTGTTTGCTGCCATACAGCACTTAAAATTCAATAAACACGAAGTAGTTGTATTTAATGTCCACGATAAGCAAAAAGAACTCGATTTTAATTTTGATAACCGTCCCCACCATTTTATAGATATGGAAACTGGCGCCGAGATAAAAGTACATCCCGGTAAAATACGCGATGCTTATAGAAAATCTTTAGAGGCATACCGACATGAGCTGGAACTCAAATGCGCGCAATATCATATTGATTTGATTGATGCCGATATACAGGAAGGCTACCAAAACATACTAAAGACTTACCTGGTGAAGCGAAATAAGATGATATAA